ACCGCAGCGGCTGCTGTTGCTGCTGGCCCAGCTGCTGAAGCTGGTGGTGCTGCTGAAGCACAAACTGAATTCGACGTTGTTCTTACTGCTGCAGGCGATAAGAAAGTTAACGTAATCAAAGCTGTTCGTGCAGCAACTGGTCTTGGCTTGAAAGAAGCTAAAGCAATGGTTGACGGCGCTCCAGCAACTGTTAAAGAAGGCGCTTCTAAAGAAGACGCTGATGCACTTAAAGCGGCTCTTGAAGAAGCTGGTGCATCTGTCGAAATCAAGTAATGCTACTTGTATTTCCCGATTTCGACCGCTAGTCGAAATGGCTGGTGACATATTTATGTCACCGGCCTTTTTGGGTTTCAGAAACTCAAATAAAATCTACAGAATTTTTTTAAATGGGAGGGAGATAATCCTCCCATCAATGGTAAGGCCTGATTTGGGCCTTTTGCGTCAATGTGCACAAGCTGGGGAATGCTGATGGCTTACTCATACACTGAGAAAAAACGTATCCGTAAGGATTTCGGTAAACTGCCGCCCGTTTTGGATGTGCCATACTTGCTGGCAATTCAGCTTGAATCCTATCGCAATTTTCTGCAAGAAGGTAAAGCAATTGCAGAGCGTGGGGAATTAGGTCTGCATGGGGCCTTTAAATCTGTCTTTCCAATGGTCAGCTTTTCCGGCAACGCGGCGCTAGAATACGTCGATTACCGTTTAGGCAAGCCAGTATTTGATGTTAAAGAGTGTCAGTTGCGTGGTGTAACCTACGCGGCACCTTTGCGCGTTCGTGTGCGACTCATCATTTATGATAAAGAGTCGTCTAACAAGGCCATCAAAGACATCCGCGAGCAAGAAGTCTACATGGGCGAAATTCCGCTTATGACAGACAATGGTACTTTTGTTATCAATGGGACTGAGCGTGTAATTGTCTCTCAATTGCACCGTTCACCTGGTGTGTTCTTCGACCACGATCGTGGTAAGACTCACTCTTCAGGTAAATTATTACACTCAGCTCGCGTAATTCCTTACCGTGGTTCATGGTTGGATTTCGAGTTTGATCCAAAAGATTGTGTGTTTGTTCGTATTGACCGTCGTCGTAAGTTACCAGCAACTATCTTGCTGCGTGCTTTGGGTTATGACACCGAACAAATACTTGAGACTTTCTTTGAAACAACACGCTTCTTCTTGAAGCGAGATGGCTTCGAAATGGAGCTGATTGCTAACCGTTTACGTGGTGATACTGCGTTGTTTGATATTGCTGATGTGAACGGTGAAGTGATTGTTGAAGAAGGTCGTCGTATTACTGCTAAGCATATTCGTATTATGGAAAAAGCTGGTCTTGAACGTCTTGCTGTGCCATTAGAATATATGCTTGGTAAAGTGACCGCGAAAAATCTGGCTCACCCAGCAACGGGTGAATTGATTGCAGAAGCCAACACTGAGCTGTCTGTTGATCTTCTAGAGGCCTTGGTTTCTTCCGGTATCACAGAAGTGGAAACCCTGTATACAAATGATTTGGACAATGGTCCATTCATTTCAGACACATTGCGCATTGATCCGACCAGCAATCAGTTAGAGGCGTTGGTTGAGATCTATCGTATGATGCGTCCAGGTGAACCGCCAACCAAAGAATCTGCTGAAGGTTTATTCCAAGGCTTGTTCTTCTCTGAAGATCGTTATGACTTGTCTTCTGTTGGTCGTATGAAGTTCAACCGTCGTTTAGGTCGCGATGAGGACACAGGTTCTGGCGTTCTTGATAACGAAGACATTGTTTCAGTTCTAAAAACCTTGCTGGATATTCGTAACGGTAATGGCATGGTGGATGACATTGACCACCTTGGTAACCGTCGCGTTCGTTCTGTTGGTGAAATGGCTGAAAACCAATTCCGTGTTGGTTTGGTACGTGTTGAGCGTGCAGTGAAAGAACGTCTTTCTATGGCAGAGGCGGATGGTCTAATGCCTCAGGATTTGTTGAATGCTAAGCCGGTTGCGGCGGCAATCAAAGAATTCTTCGGTTCTAGCCAATTGTCACAGTTTATGGACCAAAACAACCCGTTGTCAGAAGTAACGCACAAGCGCCGTGTTTCTGCATTGGGACCTGGTGGTTTGACTCGAGAGCGTGCTGGCTTTGAGGTACGTGACGTACACGCTACACACTACGGTCGTGTTTGCCCAATCGAAACACCAGAAGGTCCAAATATCGGTCTGATCAACTCTTTGTCAACCTATGCTCGCACTAACAGCTATGGTTTCTTGGAGACGCCTTACCGTAAGGTAGTTGATGGCAAGATTACTGATGAGACGGTTTATGTTTCAGCGATTGATGAAGCGAAGTACGTAGTTGCCCAAGCTTCTGCAAACGTGGATCAAGAAGGTCGTTTGGTTGATGACTTGGTACAAGTTCGTCACATGCACGAAACCACTTTGATTCCAAAAGAAAAAGTAAACTTGATGGACGTATCACCACGTCAGGTTGTATCTGTTGCGGCGTCTTTGATTCCGTTCCTTGAGCATGATGATGCAAACCGTGCCTTGATGGGATCGAACATGCAACGTCAAGCAGTGCCAACACTTAAGGCTGATAAGCCTGTGGTTGGTACGGGTATGGAGAAAAACGTCGCGAAAGACTCAGGCGTTTGTATCGTTGCTCGTCGTGGTGGTGAAATTGAATCCGTTGATGCTAGCCGTATCGTCGTTCGTGTTAACTCAGAAGAAACAATTGCTGGTGAAGCGGGTGTAGATATCTACAACCTAACAAAATACGTTCGTTCTAACCAAAATACCTGCATTAATCAGCGTACTTTGGTAATGAAAGGTGAGAAGGTTGCTGCCGGTGACATCATGGCTGACGGCCCTTCTGTTGATATGGGTGATTTGGCGCTTGGTCAGAACATGCGTATTGCTTTCATGCCTTGGAATGGCTTTAACTTCGAGGACTCTATCCTAGTATCTGAGCGTGTTGTAGAAGAAGATCGTTTCACTTCTATCCACATTCAGGAGCTCACTTGTGTGGCTCGTGATACTAAACTTGGGCCTGAGGAAATCACAGCTGATATTCCAAACGTTGGTGAAGGTGCGCTATCTAAGCTGGATTCTTCCGGTATCGTTTACATCGGTGCTGAAGTAGAGCCGGGTGATATTCTTGTTGGTAAAGTGACGCCAAAAGGTGAAACTCAGCTGACGCCTGAAGAGAAGTTATTGCGTGCTATCTTTGGTGAAAAAGCATCGGATGTTAAAGACACGTCTCAGCGTGTTAAAACAGGTACTCGTGGTACTGTAATTGATGTCCAAGTCTTCACTCGTGATGGTATCGAGAAAGATGAGCGTGCGAAATCCATTGAGAAATCTCAGTTGGATCAAGTGCGTAAAGACTTGAACGAAGAATTCCGTATCGTAGAAAAAGCGACCTTTGAGCGTTTGGCTGAAGCCCTAGTGGGGCAACAAGCAGAAGGTGGTCCGGGCTTGGCGCGTAATGCGGTCATTACTGAGGACTTCTTAGCGAACTTAGATCACTCTGAGTGGTTTAAAATTCGCGTAGCAAACGAAGAAGCTAGTGAGCAGCTTGAAAAAGCGCAAGCGGCTTTGATTGAACGTCGTAAAGAGCTAGATGCAAAATTCGAAGATAAAAAACGTAAGCTTCAAACAGGTGACGATTTGGCACCTGGCGTTCTTAAGATCGTTAAGGTTTACGTGGCGATTAAGCGTCGCATTCAGCCAGGTGATAAAATGGCCGGCCGTCATGGTAACAAGGGTGTAATCTCTAAAATCATGCCGGTAGAAGACATGCCATACGATGAGAACGGTGATCCAGTAGACATCGTCTTGAACCCGCTCGGTGTTCCTTCTCGTATGAACGTAGGTCAGGTTTTGGAAACTCACTTGGGTGCTGCGTCTAAAGGCTTAGGTCGTAAGATCAACGAGATGCTAGCAGTAGAACGTGAAAAAGCGGAAGCTGTTAAAGAACTGCGTGGCTTCTTGAATGAGATCTACAACGGTTACGAAAGTGACTTGCGTTGTGCGCGTACGGAAGATCTGGACAGCTTCAGCGACGAAGAAATCTTAACCTTGGCATCTAACCTTACTGGTGGTGTGCCAATGGCGTCAGGTGCTTTCGATGGTGCGAAAGAAGCTGAGATCAAGCGAATGTTGCGTCTTGCAGGTCTGAACGAAAGTGGTCAGGTGACTTTGTACAACGGTCGTACTGGTGATGCCTTTGAGCGTCCAGTAACGGTTGGTTACATGTACATGCTGAAATTGAACCACTTGGTTGATGACAAGATGCACGCGCGTTCTACTGGTTCATACAGCTTGGTTACTCAGCAGCCGCTGGGTGGTAA
The window above is part of the Marinomonas sp. THO17 genome. Proteins encoded here:
- the rplL gene encoding 50S ribosomal protein L7/L12 translates to MALSKEDIINAVAEMSVMDVVELISAMEEKFGVTAAAAVAAGPAAEAGGAAEAQTEFDVVLTAAGDKKVNVIKAVRAATGLGLKEAKAMVDGAPATVKEGASKEDADALKAALEEAGASVEIK
- the rpoB gene encoding DNA-directed RNA polymerase subunit beta, producing MAYSYTEKKRIRKDFGKLPPVLDVPYLLAIQLESYRNFLQEGKAIAERGELGLHGAFKSVFPMVSFSGNAALEYVDYRLGKPVFDVKECQLRGVTYAAPLRVRVRLIIYDKESSNKAIKDIREQEVYMGEIPLMTDNGTFVINGTERVIVSQLHRSPGVFFDHDRGKTHSSGKLLHSARVIPYRGSWLDFEFDPKDCVFVRIDRRRKLPATILLRALGYDTEQILETFFETTRFFLKRDGFEMELIANRLRGDTALFDIADVNGEVIVEEGRRITAKHIRIMEKAGLERLAVPLEYMLGKVTAKNLAHPATGELIAEANTELSVDLLEALVSSGITEVETLYTNDLDNGPFISDTLRIDPTSNQLEALVEIYRMMRPGEPPTKESAEGLFQGLFFSEDRYDLSSVGRMKFNRRLGRDEDTGSGVLDNEDIVSVLKTLLDIRNGNGMVDDIDHLGNRRVRSVGEMAENQFRVGLVRVERAVKERLSMAEADGLMPQDLLNAKPVAAAIKEFFGSSQLSQFMDQNNPLSEVTHKRRVSALGPGGLTRERAGFEVRDVHATHYGRVCPIETPEGPNIGLINSLSTYARTNSYGFLETPYRKVVDGKITDETVYVSAIDEAKYVVAQASANVDQEGRLVDDLVQVRHMHETTLIPKEKVNLMDVSPRQVVSVAASLIPFLEHDDANRALMGSNMQRQAVPTLKADKPVVGTGMEKNVAKDSGVCIVARRGGEIESVDASRIVVRVNSEETIAGEAGVDIYNLTKYVRSNQNTCINQRTLVMKGEKVAAGDIMADGPSVDMGDLALGQNMRIAFMPWNGFNFEDSILVSERVVEEDRFTSIHIQELTCVARDTKLGPEEITADIPNVGEGALSKLDSSGIVYIGAEVEPGDILVGKVTPKGETQLTPEEKLLRAIFGEKASDVKDTSQRVKTGTRGTVIDVQVFTRDGIEKDERAKSIEKSQLDQVRKDLNEEFRIVEKATFERLAEALVGQQAEGGPGLARNAVITEDFLANLDHSEWFKIRVANEEASEQLEKAQAALIERRKELDAKFEDKKRKLQTGDDLAPGVLKIVKVYVAIKRRIQPGDKMAGRHGNKGVISKIMPVEDMPYDENGDPVDIVLNPLGVPSRMNVGQVLETHLGAASKGLGRKINEMLAVEREKAEAVKELRGFLNEIYNGYESDLRCARTEDLDSFSDEEILTLASNLTGGVPMASGAFDGAKEAEIKRMLRLAGLNESGQVTLYNGRTGDAFERPVTVGYMYMLKLNHLVDDKMHARSTGSYSLVTQQPLGGKAQFGGQRFGEMEVWALEAYGAAYTLQEMLTVKSDDVNGRTKMYKNIVDGDHRMEPGMPESFNVLVKEIRSLGIDIELENE